In Triticum aestivum cultivar Chinese Spring chromosome 5B, IWGSC CS RefSeq v2.1, whole genome shotgun sequence, the following proteins share a genomic window:
- the LOC123115760 gene encoding F-box/FBD/LRR-repeat protein At3g26920 has translation MRRREPPPLLPPAGGPITRRRKLAESEPPAQDTISNLPDAVLGEIISLLPTKDGARTQILASRWRHLWRSAPLNLDCRGLNHGDELVGALSRIISSHQGPCRRLCIHADLLDAPSTTVDSLLRSDALGNLQELEFSCFEQPPPASIFRFSPTLRVVTIGCCNLPDSAVRGIHFPLLKQLGLEFVCISECSLHSLIASCPTLESLLIHRSFGFPCIQINSLSLKSVGLDSYAVWENNTVALQLQELIINNAPCLERLLLLHQETGLRISVIAAPKLETIGFLSDGYYECSQDHLYRLAFGSTVILGLHVDNLDMVVRTVKILAIQMKDLCLDTVIDLLTCFPCLEKLYIKARTSESSNFWRRKHRNLINCLDIRLKTIVLKSYRGIKSQVNFVTFFVLNARMLESMTLQVETSNYNEEFLVEQRRKLQLQDRVSRGAQFHFTPDICIRTNWDIKHVRDLDVVDPFVRRC, from the exons ATGAGGCGGCGCGAGCCTCCTCCGCTACTGCCGCCGGCCGGCGGCCCTATTACCCGAAGAAGAAAGTTGGCGGAATCTGAACCGCCGGCTCAAGACACCATCAGCAACCTCCCCGACGCCGTCCTCGGCGAGATCATCTCGCTCCTCCCCaccaaggacggcgcccgcacccaGATCCTCGCGTCCCGGTGGCGCCACCTCTGGCGTTCCGCCCCTCTCAACCTCGACTGCCGCGGCCTCAATCATGGGGATGAGCTCGTTGGTGCCTTATCACGCATCATTTCTTCCCACCAAGGGCCCTGCCGCCGCCTCTGCATCCACGCTGACCTCCTTGACGCCCCATCCACTACCGTGGACTCCTTGCTCCGGTCCGACGCTCTGGGCAACCTCCAAGAGCTTGAGTTCTCATGCTTCGAGCAGCCGCCGCCGGCGTCAATCTTCCGATTCTCGCCCACCCTCCGTGTTGTCACCATCGGATGTTGCAACCTCCCCGACAGCGCCGTCCGAGGGATTCACTTTCCCCTGCTTAAGCAGCTCGGGCTTGAATTTGTCTGCATCTCCGAGTGCTCTCTGCATAGCCTGATTGCCAGCTGCCCCACCCTGGAGTCGCTTCTGATTCACCGCAGTTTTGGCTTTCCCTGCATCCAAATCAACTCGCTTTCCCTTAAAAGCGTTGGTCTTGATAGTTATGCTGTTTGGGAAAATAACACAGTCGCGTTACAGTTACAGGAACTCATCATCAACAATGCTCCTTGTCTTGAAAGGTTACTCCTTCTTCATCAGGAAACTGGTCTGCGCATATCAGTAATTGcggcacctaaactggagaccatAGGCTTCCTTTCTGATGGGTATTACGAGTGCAGTCAGGATCACCTCTACAGACTTGCGTTTGGATCCACAGTTATTCTG GGATTACATGTAGATAACCTGGATATGGTGGTGCGCACGGTCAAGATTTTAGCTATCCAGATGAAAGATCTTTGTTTGGATACGGTGATTGACTTGCTGACATGCTTTCCATGCTTGGAGAAGCTGTACATTAAG GCACGTACATCAGAGTCAAGCAATTTTTGGCGTCGTAAACACCGGAATCTGATCAATTGTCTTGACATCCGTCTGAAGACGATAGTTCTGAAATCATATCGGGGCATCAAGTCTCAAGTTAACTTTGTTACGTTCTTTGTGTTGAACGCGAGAATGCTAGAGTCCATGACACTTCAGGTTGAAACCAGTAATTACAATGAGGAGTTCTTGGTAGAACAACGTAGGAAACTTCAGCTGCAGGACAGAGTTTCAAGAGGTGCTCAGTTTCATTTTACACCTGATATATGTATCCGCACTAACTGGGACATCAAGCATGTCCGTGATTTGGATGTAGTTGATCCATTTGTACGTCGGTGTTGA